A stretch of DNA from Spiroplasma endosymbiont of Nebria brevicollis:
AAAAACGTTAGGAGATAGAACTTATGGAAGCAAAAGCTCATTTAGACAAATTACGCATTAGTCCCAGAAAAGTGCGTTTAGTAGCTGATTTAGTTCGTGGTAACGCTGTTGCTAAAGCTCTAGTAATTCTAGCTCACGAACAAAAACGCTCAGCAAAACCAATTACTAAACTAATCAACTCAGCTGTGGCAAACGCCGCAAACAATCATGGAATGGAAGCCGATAGACTAAGAATTAAAGAAATCTTTGTTAATGAAGGTCCGACTATGAAGAGATTTATGCCCCGTGCTCATGGTAGAGCATTTCAAATCTTAAAAAGAACAAGCAAAATCACTATTGTGGTTAGCGACAATTAGGAGGTAAATAAGCAATATGGGTCACAAAGTTAGTCCAAACGGATTAAGATATGGTATTAACAAAGATTGACAATCACGTTGATATGCAACTAATGATGAAGATTTAGCAAAATGAATTTTAGAAGACCACAAGATTAGAGGAGCATTATTTGCTCACTTAACAACTTCAGGAGTTTCTAAAATTGAAATTGAAAGAACTAAATCACAAATTATCTTATTTATCCACTGTGTTCGTGTTGGTTCAGTCTTAGGGCAAGGCGGAGCAAACATTGAAGTCTTAACAACACTTGTTCGTAAAACAATTAAAAACCGTAAAATTGGTATTAGAATCAATGTTATGGAAATTAAAAACCCCGATATCGATGCACAAATTATTGCTAATACATTAGCACAACAAATTGGTGCTCGTATGTCACACCGTACAACTCAAAAATTAGCAATTCGTAAAGCACTTCGTGCTGGAGCAAAAGGAATCAAAACTCGTGTTTCAGGAAGACTTGGCGAAGCTGATATGGCTCGTGAAGAAGGTTATTCAGAAAGCAGTGTCCCACTAGCAACATTACGTAGTAATATTGACTATGCTACTGCTACTGCTAAAACAACTTTCGGTCAAATTGGAATTAAAGTTTGAGTATATAAAGGTGAAATTCTTACTGGAAAAGATACAACACAACCAGAAATTCTTTCAAAATACAACCAAAGACCAAATAACAACAGACGTCCAAATATTAACCGTTCAAACGATAACAATCGCTCAAACACTACTAACAAACGTCCCCAAGCAACTAAGGAGGTAAGGTAAGAAATGGCTATTCCTAAAAGATATAAACACTCTTGCGTTCACCGTCTAAGTTACGAAGGAACAGCAAAAGGATGTAAAACCGTTGCTTTTGGAACTTATGGATTACGTGCTGAAGATGGTTCTTACATTACAGAAAGACAAATCGAAGCAGCCAGAATTGCGATGACACGTTATATGAAACGTGGTGGAAAAGTTTGAATTAGAATTTTTCCCCAATTGCCAATTACACGTAAACCAGCAGAAGTACGTATGGGTTCTGGAAAAGGTTCAATCGACCATTGAGTTGCCGTTGTAAAAAAAGGTACAGTAATGTTTGAAGTATCATATCCAAATGAAGCAACTGCGCGCGAAGCACTACGCTTAGCAATGCATAAGTTGCCAATTAAATGTAAAATTGTTACTAGAGAAGTAACGCAAGAAATAAATCCTGTTAATCAATTAACAACAGAATTGGGTGAAGCAAATGGAAATGCAAGTAATTAAAAAAAAGCCAACTTTAGAATTACAACAAGACGAAGAAACACTTCGTGTACAATTGTTTGCTTTACGTATTCAAAAAGCGTTAGGTAAACTAGAAGCACCTCACATGATTAATAATCTTCGTAAGGACATTGCACGTATTAAAACTGAATTAAGTTTAAGATCTCTAAATGGCGAAACAATAAAACCATTAAATATTAACAAAATGGTTTTAGTAGAAGACAAAAAAGAAATTAAAAAAACAAAAAAAACTGCTAAAGTTGAAAAAAAAGCAACCAAAGCACAAGATACTAATTCAACAGAAACTGTTGAAAATGTAGAAACAAAAGAAGTAACTAAAGCAAAACCTGCTGTTAAAAAAGTTGCTACTAACAAAAAGACAGTAAAACCAAAAACTACAGCACCTAAATCAGCATCTAAAACATCATCATCTAAAAAAACTACTAAACCACAGGAGGACAAAGCATAATGACAAATATTGTTCCAAATAAACAACGTAAAACCTTCATCGGAATCGTAAGTTCAAACAAAAGTGATAAAACTATCACTGTTGTCGTTGAAACTTCAAAACGTCACCCAATGTATGGTAAAAGTTTTAAATCAACTAAAAAATATCATGCCCATGATGAAAATAACCAAGCCCAAATCGGTGATAAAGTTGAAATTATTTCATCTCGTCCCTTATCAGCTCTAAAACGTTTCCGTTTGTTAAAAATCATTGATTCTAAAACAATCGTTAAAAAAGCTTAATTAAACCAGGAAGACAAAAGATATGTTACAAAATCTATCGTGAGCCAATGTGGCTGACAACACTGGCATTAAAGAAGTTATGGTAATTAGAGTAATGGGTGGAAGTACCAAAAAATTCGCTAAGATTGGTGATATTGTAGTATGTTCTGCAAAATCAGTAACACCAAATAGTGCTATCAAAAAAGGGCAAGTTATTAAAGCAGTTGTTGTGCGTAGTAAATTCGGTGTGAAACGTGATGATGGTTCAGTTGTAAAGTTTGATGATAACGCCGTTGTCATTATTAAAGAAGATAAAACACCACGTGGTACGAGAGTATTTGGTGTCTTAGCTCGTGAAGTTAAAGATCGTGGTTATAACAAAATTGCTTCTTTAGCAGAAGAAATTGTTTAGGAGGATTGAGTAAATGGCAAGCAAAAAGAAACCAGTTATTAGTCTTGATACTAAATTAAAAAAAGGCGACCAAGTTAAAATTATTGCTGGAAAACATAAAGGTCATACTGGTCCTATTATGCAAGTACTTCGTGAAACTAACCGCGTTATTATTGAAGGAATTATGTCTAAGAAAAATAAAAAGCCAACCCAAAATGATCAAGAAGGTGGAATTATGGAAGTTAAGGCTAGCATTCACATTTCAAACGTCATGATTATTGAAGGAAAAGCAAAAGATAAAAAAACAACTAAAATTGGGTACATCATTAAAGATGATAAAAAAATTCGTGTATCACGACGTTCTAATGCAGAACTACGCTAATAAAGGAGTAACAGAATAAAAATGAATCGTTTACAAGAAAAATACAATAAAACTATTATTCCGCAACTGCAAAAAGAACTAAATTTTAAATCAATCATGCAAGTACCTAAAATTGAAAAAATTGTTATTAACATTGGTGTGGGAGATGCAAGTGCCAATCCCAAAGCCATTGATAAAGCAGTAGCAGAATTAGCAAAAATTACTGGTCAAAAACCAGTAGTTACTAAAGCCAAAAAATCAATTGCTGGTTTGAAGTTAAGAGCAGGAATGCCAATCGGATGTAAAGTTACATTACGAGGACAAAAAATGTATGAATTCCTTGACAAATTTATCGCAATTTCTTTACCAAGAATTCGTGACTTCCAAGGTTTATCAGCAAAAGCTTTTGACCAAAATGGTAACTATACTGTTGGAATTAAAGAACAAATCATTTTCCCAGAAATTAACTACGAAGAAGTAGATAAAGTTCGCGGTATGGAAATAACAATCGTTACAACAACCCCTGATAATTCAACAGCATTTATGTTATTGAAAAAAATGGGATTACCATTTAAAAAATCAGGAAAGCAGGAGGGATAACAGATGGCAAAGACTTCATTAAAAATAAGACAAGCCCGTAAACCAAAGTTTAGTACACAAGCATACACACGTTGTCAAAAATGTGGCCGTCCTCATGCGGTTATTCGTAAGTTTATGTTATGCCGTATTTGCTTTCGTGGTTTAGCATACCAAGGACAAATCCCTGGTATTAGAAAAGCATCATGATAGGAGGTATATAATTATGATGACAGATCCAATAAGTAATATGCTTACCGTTATTCGTAACGCTATTACTGCCCCAGATAGTAGTAAACACAGAGTAGTTAGTGTACCTTCATCAAAAGAATTAGTTAAAATTGCTGAAATCTTAATGAAAAATGGTTACATTGAAAAATATCGTATCACTGAAGAAGCATTAAAAAAACCTAAATTAGAAATGTTACTAGTACATACTGGTAAAAGTTCAATCCTTGGATTAAAAAGAATTTCGAAACCAGGATTAAGAATGTATACAAAACATAAAGAACTTCCTACTGTTTTAAATGGTTACGGAATCGCAATCATTTCCACATCAAAAGGTCTTATGACAAATAAACAAGCAAAAAAACTTGGCCTTGGTGGCGAAGTAATTGCTTATGTATGATAAGGAGTAACTCAATATGTCACGTATCGGTAACCGCGTTCTTACAATTCCGGAAAATACTTCTATCATTCTTGATACAAACAATTTTCTAACTATTACAGGACCAAAAGGTTCTTTAAAGAAAACTTTACCAAAAAATATTAATATTAACTTTGATCAAGATAAGAACGTCATCACTACAGTAAGACCTGATGATAAAAAACATAACAAGCAACTTCATGGAACAACTAACTCACTAATTAATGGCATGTTAATTGGAGTATCAAAAGGTTTCATGAAAGAATTAGAAATTAATGGTGTTGGATACCGTGCTGCCGTTCAAGACAATGTTCTGAACTTAAACTTAGGTTTCTCTCACCCCGTTAAATTCGAAATTCCATTAGGAATTACAATCGTAGCTCCTAAACCAACTATCCTACAAGTTAGTGGAATTGATAAACAACTAGTTGGTGAAGTTGCAGCTCAAATTCGTGCATACCGTACTCCTGAACCTTACAAAGGTAAAGGAATTAAGTATAAAACCGAACACATTCGTCGTAAGGAAGGAAAAGCTGCTGGTAAGGGTAAATAACCTAATACTTGCACTTAAGGAGAAACAAAAATGACTAAAAATAAATCAGACAAACGTCAAACTCGTCAATTTCGTATCCGTGCTAAAATCAAAGGTACAAGCGAAAGACCACGTTTAAATATTTTTAAATCTAATAATAGTTTTTATGCTCAAATTATTGACGATACTGCTGCTAACACAATTATTGGAGTATCAACATTAACTTTTAAAGATTTAGAATCAAAAAGCAATATGGCAGCTGCCACTAAACTTGGCGAAACCATTGCCACATTAGTAATCAAGAAAAAAATTAAAAAAGTAGTTTTTGATCGTGGTGGATATTTATACCATGGTAAAGTGAAAGCAATCGCTGATGCAGCACGTAGTGCTGGATTAGAATTCTAATGAAGGAGAACTAAAGTATGAGTCTAGACAATAAAACAACAACTAAAAAAGATGATACAGTAAACTCTGAAGTTAAAACAGTACCAAAAACAGCGACTGATAACAAATTCAAAAGAAACGATTCATCACAACCAAATAGAAATAATCGCGGCAACAACAAAGAGCGTGGTCCTCGTAAAAGTTTTGAAAGAAAACCAAAACCGGTTAGTGAATTTACTGAAAAAGTTATCTGAATCAGAAAAATTAATAAAGTTACTACCGGTGGCAGAAGACTACGTTTCTCAGCAACAGTTGCCATTGGTAATGGTAAAGGTGTTGTTGGTTTAGGAATAGCTAAAGCCAATGAAGTTCCTGATGCTATTAAAAAAGCCATTGAAGCTGCCCACAAAAACTTAACAACTATTACCATCACTGCTAATAACAATTCTATTGTCCATGAAATAACAGGAAAATACTGTGGAAGTCAGATTCTACTAAAACCTGCCAAAGAAGGTATTGGAATTAAGGCTGGTGGTGCTGCCCGTGATATTTTAGAATTAGCTGGCATTCATAACATTTATTCAAAAGCATTTCGCTCAAAGAATAAAATTAACTTAGCAAGAGCTACTATTGATGGTCTTGCTGCTGTTAAACCAGCAGCATATTTTGCCAAAAATAACGATAAAAAAACCACTATTGCTAAGCGCACTAACGGTTAGAGGTGAACTATGGAAACAACATTACATAACTTAAAACCAACCACTGGTTCACGAAAAGACATCAAACGTCTTGGACGTGGAACTTCTTCTGGAAAAGGTAAAACTGCTGGAAAAGGAACTAAAGGACAAAACGCTCGTACCGGTGGTGGAACAAGACCTGGATTTGAAGGTGGACAAACACCTTTATACCGTCGTGTTTCAAAACGTGGATTTACTAACTTTACAACAACTAACTATAGTATTGTTAACTTAGAACAAATTAACCTAATAGAAGCGATTGATATTACACCTGAAGTTTTATTCGAATTAAGATTAATTAGAAATAAAAAAGATGGTATTAAAGTACTTGCTAAAGGTGAATTAACAAGTGTCAAAACTATTAAAGCACATAAATTTTCAATAGCAGCTGTTGCTGCTATTGAACAAGCCGGAGGAAAAGCTGAGGTGATCTAAGTGTTCACAACAACTCGTGAATTAATAAAAAAGTATAAAGAAGTTATTATTAGAATTTTATTTACCATTTTTATTTTATTCATCTTTCGTGTTGGAGCATTTATAACCGTTCCGGGAGTGACTCTAAACCAGGATTTAAACAATAGTAATAGTAGTGGAATAGAATTCTTTAATTTAATTTCAATGTTAGGTGGAGGTGCCATTAGTAGATTCTCAATCTTCGCACTTGGTGTCTCGCCTTACATTACTGCCTCTATTATTGTGCAGTTATTATCAACTGATGTTGTACCAACTTTAACGAGATGAGCGAAATCAGGAGAAAAAGGTAAGAAAAAATTAGAATTAATGAACCGAGTATTGACAGTCCCATTTGCAATTATGCAAGGGTTTGCTACTATTTTAGGTTTACAATCACAGCACATTATTTCCGTTGATTGAAGCGATGGATCTAGCGCTGCTGGACCTGCCACATTTTATTACGTATTAATTCCCGCTATTTTATTAGCTGGAACCATGTTGTCATTGTGAATGGCCGATCAGATTACTAATCGTGGTATTGGTAACGGCATTTCATTAATTATTTTTGGTGGAATTGCTGCTAACTTACCATTTAATTTAGCGTCAACATTTAAATATTGAGTTGGACCAGATACTAATAATGGTGTTGTCTTCCAAGATGCATTAAAATTCGCCTTGTACTTCGCAGCCTTCTTATTAATTATCCTTGTCGTTGTTTTCTTTAGCGAATCAGAACGACATCTACCAATTCAACAAACCGGAAGTGGGTTGACCCTTAAGGGTGATAAGAGTTCTTATTTACCCTTAAAAGTTAACTCGGCAGGAGTTATCCCTGTCATCTTCTCCTCGGCATTAATTACTGCTCCCATGACTGTGGCCCAAATTCTAAGCCCAACAAGTGGGTTTGCCATCTTTGCTAAGAATTATCTATCGCTACAGTCGTGACCAGGAATTACTATCTTTGCCATAATGACTATTATGTTTACATTCTTATATGCCCAAGTGCAAATAAATCCCGAACAAATGGCAAAAAACTTCCAGAAATCAGGAACGTATATCCCTGGTGTTAAACCAGGAAAAGAAACAGAAGTATATATTAAAAGAATGTTAAATCGTTTAAGTACGGTTGGTGCCTTCTTCTTAACTGCCGTTGCTGTGACACCATTC
This window harbors:
- the rplO gene encoding 50S ribosomal protein L15 codes for the protein METTLHNLKPTTGSRKDIKRLGRGTSSGKGKTAGKGTKGQNARTGGGTRPGFEGGQTPLYRRVSKRGFTNFTTTNYSIVNLEQINLIEAIDITPEVLFELRLIRNKKDGIKVLAKGELTSVKTIKAHKFSIAAVAAIEQAGGKAEVI
- the rplV gene encoding 50S ribosomal protein L22; this translates as MEAKAHLDKLRISPRKVRLVADLVRGNAVAKALVILAHEQKRSAKPITKLINSAVANAANNHGMEADRLRIKEIFVNEGPTMKRFMPRAHGRAFQILKRTSKITIVVSDN
- the rplF gene encoding 50S ribosomal protein L6, whose protein sequence is MSRIGNRVLTIPENTSIILDTNNFLTITGPKGSLKKTLPKNININFDQDKNVITTVRPDDKKHNKQLHGTTNSLINGMLIGVSKGFMKELEINGVGYRAAVQDNVLNLNLGFSHPVKFEIPLGITIVAPKPTILQVSGIDKQLVGEVAAQIRAYRTPEPYKGKGIKYKTEHIRRKEGKAAGKGK
- the rpsE gene encoding 30S ribosomal protein S5, producing MSLDNKTTTKKDDTVNSEVKTVPKTATDNKFKRNDSSQPNRNNRGNNKERGPRKSFERKPKPVSEFTEKVIWIRKINKVTTGGRRLRFSATVAIGNGKGVVGLGIAKANEVPDAIKKAIEAAHKNLTTITITANNNSIVHEITGKYCGSQILLKPAKEGIGIKAGGAARDILELAGIHNIYSKAFRSKNKINLARATIDGLAAVKPAAYFAKNNDKKTTIAKRTNG
- the rplP gene encoding 50S ribosomal protein L16, which produces MAIPKRYKHSCVHRLSYEGTAKGCKTVAFGTYGLRAEDGSYITERQIEAARIAMTRYMKRGGKVWIRIFPQLPITRKPAEVRMGSGKGSIDHWVAVVKKGTVMFEVSYPNEATAREALRLAMHKLPIKCKIVTREVTQEINPVNQLTTELGEANGNASN
- a CDS encoding type Z 30S ribosomal protein S14; the encoded protein is MAKTSLKIRQARKPKFSTQAYTRCQKCGRPHAVIRKFMLCRICFRGLAYQGQIPGIRKASW
- the rpsH gene encoding 30S ribosomal protein S8, translating into MMMTDPISNMLTVIRNAITAPDSSKHRVVSVPSSKELVKIAEILMKNGYIEKYRITEEALKKPKLEMLLVHTGKSSILGLKRISKPGLRMYTKHKELPTVLNGYGIAIISTSKGLMTNKQAKKLGLGGEVIAYVW
- the rplN gene encoding 50S ribosomal protein L14; its protein translation is MLQNLSWANVADNTGIKEVMVIRVMGGSTKKFAKIGDIVVCSAKSVTPNSAIKKGQVIKAVVVRSKFGVKRDDGSVVKFDDNAVVIIKEDKTPRGTRVFGVLAREVKDRGYNKIASLAEEIV
- the rpmC gene encoding 50S ribosomal protein L29, which encodes MEMQVIKKKPTLELQQDEETLRVQLFALRIQKALGKLEAPHMINNLRKDIARIKTELSLRSLNGETIKPLNINKMVLVEDKKEIKKTKKTAKVEKKATKAQDTNSTETVENVETKEVTKAKPAVKKVATNKKTVKPKTTAPKSASKTSSSKKTTKPQEDKA
- the rpsC gene encoding 30S ribosomal protein S3; translation: MGHKVSPNGLRYGINKDWQSRWYATNDEDLAKWILEDHKIRGALFAHLTTSGVSKIEIERTKSQIILFIHCVRVGSVLGQGGANIEVLTTLVRKTIKNRKIGIRINVMEIKNPDIDAQIIANTLAQQIGARMSHRTTQKLAIRKALRAGAKGIKTRVSGRLGEADMAREEGYSESSVPLATLRSNIDYATATAKTTFGQIGIKVWVYKGEILTGKDTTQPEILSKYNQRPNNNRRPNINRSNDNNRSNTTNKRPQATKEVR
- the rpsQ gene encoding 30S ribosomal protein S17 gives rise to the protein MVPNKQRKTFIGIVSSNKSDKTITVVVETSKRHPMYGKSFKSTKKYHAHDENNQAQIGDKVEIISSRPLSALKRFRLLKIIDSKTIVKKA
- the rplX gene encoding 50S ribosomal protein L24, whose amino-acid sequence is MASKKKPVISLDTKLKKGDQVKIIAGKHKGHTGPIMQVLRETNRVIIEGIMSKKNKKPTQNDQEGGIMEVKASIHISNVMIIEGKAKDKKTTKIGYIIKDDKKIRVSRRSNAELR
- the rplE gene encoding 50S ribosomal protein L5 encodes the protein MNRLQEKYNKTIIPQLQKELNFKSIMQVPKIEKIVINIGVGDASANPKAIDKAVAELAKITGQKPVVTKAKKSIAGLKLRAGMPIGCKVTLRGQKMYEFLDKFIAISLPRIRDFQGLSAKAFDQNGNYTVGIKEQIIFPEINYEEVDKVRGMEITIVTTTPDNSTAFMLLKKMGLPFKKSGKQEG
- the secY gene encoding preprotein translocase subunit SecY, with the translated sequence MFTTTRELIKKYKEVIIRILFTIFILFIFRVGAFITVPGVTLNQDLNNSNSSGIEFFNLISMLGGGAISRFSIFALGVSPYITASIIVQLLSTDVVPTLTRWAKSGEKGKKKLELMNRVLTVPFAIMQGFATILGLQSQHIISVDWSDGSSAAGPATFYYVLIPAILLAGTMLSLWMADQITNRGIGNGISLIIFGGIAANLPFNLASTFKYWVGPDTNNGVVFQDALKFALYFAAFLLIILVVVFFSESERHLPIQQTGSGLTLKGDKSSYLPLKVNSAGVIPVIFSSALITAPMTVAQILSPTSGFAIFAKNYLSLQSWPGITIFAIMTIMFTFLYAQVQINPEQMAKNFQKSGTYIPGVKPGKETEVYIKRMLNRLSTVGAFFLTAVAVTPFLISKFTNLPSSLAVGGTGLIIMVGVALDTTKQIKGRITQHSFLNYKDNKNAKEHLWT
- the rplR gene encoding 50S ribosomal protein L18, with the protein product MTKNKSDKRQTRQFRIRAKIKGTSERPRLNIFKSNNSFYAQIIDDTAANTIIGVSTLTFKDLESKSNMAAATKLGETIATLVIKKKIKKVVFDRGGYLYHGKVKAIADAARSAGLEF